The following proteins are co-located in the Dromiciops gliroides isolate mDroGli1 chromosome 2, mDroGli1.pri, whole genome shotgun sequence genome:
- the LOC122738279 gene encoding la-related protein 1-like, protein MPLGLVTKSKSQTTAVRDPGGPRKPGGDRARIWAPAGRGGTLSAESSVPPAEELASVGELGLPPLREPEREREGAAAPGTRGEQRPLAPLVTTATGAEPAPAPLGHGVPQAPVAVKPLGRPLAHKAPEPGSLPGPEEDKDDAYDVAARGGAASLERPQALPPKENPCTKKSRFLVTAAPGQLGSQNLAAAAAAAALPPEPELSSPQNIEAGILKTQTTSMACDFSDITNWPTPSELGDIERQKVTNQPKKKPQDRTEKEEKTEKRTNRESKDNREAKHNVSEENVSEGEAKSNHRRKRANKPKWVPLHLDDVRPDRRERRGSRNSSRSQPEPNESAQNNPPTDSPRRRRETDNRDDQDEVSSGRSAGGTIPGRFRRPGRGPGWERGRDRGHPPRTLEYSYEYPEPHGESPDQPFQPQLYPNMMYYYDDGTRVQIYSVDETLLKEYIKRQIEYYFSIENLERDFFLRRNMDEHGFLPISLIASFPRVQALTTNVHLIVEALKDSAEVEIVGQNMRKKVAPEKWPIPDTAPRNVPQIDFSQLVDCPESIPSKAFGSHTGLCPRDTPASGHLPGPFREHSGQRIMYIQESPPQLQQPHSQEPLALLPLVPQTPTFQVQQLTSPLYQLPQLHQCQMQPWLKKEEQPCELLPSFNENGQPEPRNTPKLGLGSTAVFPDDVTATLGDLASPQEHLDTPLLDLHASQGHLAIHHGYLGAQQGHLSPPQGHLAPPIYVCIPARDMSPPHRHLAPPRYVWVPNKDIYLLTRNIWVPT, encoded by the exons ATGCCATTGG gTTTGGTTACAAAATCGAAGAGCCAGACAACAGCCGTTCGTGACCCAGGTGGGCCGAGGAAACCTGGTGGCGATCGGGCCCGGATCTGGGCACCGGCGGGGCGGGGAGGTACGCTGTCTGCTGAGAGCTCTGTACCCCCTGCCGAGGAGCTGGCTTCAGTTGGAGAGCTGGGCCTGCCCCCACTGCGGGAGCCGGAGCGTGAGAGAGAGGGGGCCGCCGCCCCTGGTACCCGAGGGGAGCAGAGACCGCTGGCGCCCCTAGTTACCACCGCTACCGGCGCCGAGCCCGCGCCCGCGCCCCTGGGCCACGGAGTGCCCCAGGCGCCTGTGGCCGTGAAGCCCCTCGGACGGCCCTTGGCCCACAAGGCTCCGGAGCCGGGGAGCCTTCCGGGGCCCGAGGAAGACAAAGACGACGCTTACGACGTAGCTGCCCGTGGTGGGGCTGCCTCGCTGGAGCGGCCCCAGGCCCTGCCGCCCAAAGAAAACCCCTGCACCAAGAAGTCTCGCTTCCTGGTGACCGCCGCTCCGGGCCAGCTCGGGTCCCAGAACctggccgccgccgccgctgctgctgcgcTGCCACCGGAGCCAGAACTAAGTTCCCCACAAAATATAGAAGCAGGAATACTCAAGACCCAGACCACCAGCATGGCTTGTGACTTCAGTGACATCACAAATTGGCCAACCCCAAGTGAACTGGGGGACATTGAACGCCAGAAAGTCACCAATCAACCAAAGAAAAAGCCCCAAGacagaacagaaaaggaagagaagactgaaaaaagaacCAACAGGGAAAGCAAAGACAACCGTGAAGCAAAGCACAACGTCTCTGAAGAAAATGTCAGTGAGGGAGAGGCGAAGTCCAATCATCGAAGAAAAAGAGCTAATAAGCCCAAGTGGGTACCACTTCATTTGGACGATGTAAGACCTGATAGGCGAGAAAGACGAGGGTCACGGAACAGCTCCAGATCTCAGCCAGAGCCCAATGAGTCCGCACAGAACAACCCACCAACTGACTCACCACGTCGGAGACGTGAGACAGACAACAGAGATGATCAGGATGAAGTTTCCAGTGGAAGAAGTGCAGGTGGTACTATTCCAGGTCGCTTTAGACGTCCGGGAAGAGGACCTGGCTGGGAACGAGGCCGAGACAGAGGCCACCCTCCAAGGACCTTGGAGTATTCCTATGAGTATCCAGAACCACATGGTGAAAGCCCTGACCAGCCATTTCAACCACAACTTTACCCAAACATGATGTATTACTATGATGATGGCACAAGAGTTCAGATATATTCTGTGGATGAAACACTGCTTAAAGAATACATCAAGCGCCAAATTGAATATTACTTCAGTATAGAAAATTTGGAACGGGACTTCTTTCTTAGGAGGAACATGGATGAACACGGTTTCTTGCCGATTTCTCTGATTGCGAGTTTCCCGCGTGTTCAAGCCCTGACTACAAATGTTCATCTCATTGTGGAGGCTTTGAAAGACAGTGCAGAAGTGGAAATCGTGGGCCAGAATATGAGGAAAAAGGTGGCACCAGAAAAATGGCCAATTCCTGACACTGCTCCACGCAATGTGCCACAAATTGACTTCTCTCAGCTCGTCGACTGCCCAGAGTCCATACCGAGCAAAGCCTTTGGCTCACATACTG GCCTATGTCCCAGGGATACTCCAGCCAGTGGGCATCTTCCTGGCCCCTTCAGGGAACACAGTGGCCAGAGAATCATG TATATACAGGAGTCCCCACCTCAGCTTCAGCAGCCTCACTCTCAGGAACCACTAGCTCTGCTGCCCTTAGTTCCCCAGACCCCCACCTTCCAGGTACAGCAGCTCACCTCTCCTCTCTACCAGTTACCACAACTGCATCAATGCCAGATGCAGCCATGGCTGAAGAAAGAAGAGCAACCATGTGAATTGTTGCCTTCTTTTAATGAGAATGGACAACCTGAGCCCAGAAATACACCCAAGCTTGGCCTTGGATCTACAGCGGTTTTTCCCGATGATGTGACTGCCACCCTTGGAGACCTGGCTTCACCCCAGGAACATCTGGATACACCCCTACTTGATCTACATGCTTCCCAGGGACATCTGGCTATCCACCATGGATATTTGGGTGCCCAGCAAGGACATCTGTCTCCCCCTCAGGGACATTTGGCACCCCCCATTTATGTTTGCATACCCGCCAGGGACATGTCTCCCCCTCACAGACATCTGGCACCCCCCAGGTATGTTTGGGTGCCCAACAAGGACATTTACCTGCTTACCAGGAATATCTGGGTGCCCACCTGA